One genomic region from Methanocaldococcus fervens AG86 encodes:
- a CDS encoding FUN14 domain-containing protein, producing the protein MDITQFIPDIGSGFVIGFVVGWAVKKAIKVVAFLIGIYILSLLYLAKIGVISINKEAFSALLGNLENSILVFGDKLVGIIHSFSFGASFLAGFGLGFKKG; encoded by the coding sequence ATGGATATTACTCAATTCATTCCAGATATTGGTAGTGGATTTGTTATTGGGTTTGTAGTTGGATGGGCTGTAAAAAAGGCTATAAAAGTAGTGGCATTTTTAATAGGGATTTATATATTAAGCTTACTTTACCTGGCAAAAATAGGGGTTATTAGCATAAATAAAGAAGCATTTTCAGCACTTCTCGGAAATTTAGAAAATTCAATATTGGTTTTTGGAGATAAGCTTGTTGGTATTATCCACTCATTCTCCTTTGGAGCTTCATTCCTTGCGGGATTTGGATTAGGATTTAAAAAAGGATAA
- a CDS encoding ATP-binding protein, which yields MKISICGKGGCGKSSITALMAKEFAKKGYNVLVIDGDESNMSLNKLLGMDLPKDFIQYLGGRKEFMQKLKSQSKENVKLFDDLYISSLPDDYLSKKDNIKLLSIGKIHDFGEGCACPMGVLLREFLKSLKLNDKEIVIVDTEAGIEHFGRGVEGGCDVIIAVVDPTYESIRLSKKIEEIGEKLGKKVYFIVNKVDYETKDLVLENINKDKVIAVIFNNKEIMKHGLKGEELDVEIPEIKKVVEFLTE from the coding sequence ATGAAAATCTCAATCTGTGGAAAAGGAGGGTGTGGAAAAAGCTCGATAACTGCTTTAATGGCTAAAGAATTTGCTAAAAAAGGATATAATGTTTTGGTTATTGATGGAGATGAATCAAACATGAGTCTTAATAAGTTGTTGGGCATGGATTTACCAAAGGATTTTATACAGTATCTTGGTGGTAGAAAGGAGTTTATGCAGAAGCTAAAATCTCAATCTAAAGAAAACGTTAAGCTATTTGATGATTTATACATTAGCTCTCTTCCAGATGATTACTTGTCAAAAAAAGATAATATCAAGCTCCTTTCAATTGGAAAAATCCACGATTTTGGAGAAGGTTGTGCATGCCCAATGGGAGTTTTGTTGAGAGAGTTTTTAAAATCTTTAAAATTAAATGATAAGGAAATTGTGATTGTTGATACTGAGGCGGGGATAGAACATTTTGGTAGAGGAGTTGAAGGAGGATGTGATGTTATTATAGCGGTTGTAGATCCTACTTATGAATCTATAAGGTTATCTAAAAAGATTGAGGAGATTGGAGAAAAATTAGGAAAGAAGGTTTATTTCATAGTTAATAAGGTGGATTATGAAACAAAGGATTTAGTCCTTGAGAATATTAATAAAGATAAAGTCATTGCAGTTATTTTTAATAATAAGGAAATTATGAAACATGGATTGAAAGGGGAAGAATTAGATGTTGAAATTCCTGAAATTAAAAAAGTTGTTGAGTTTTTAACTGAATAA
- a CDS encoding HAD family hydrolase, with the protein MIILLDLNGTIATDGKIKEGVKERLSILKEKAEIYILSADTFGTLNKIADSLDVKGMKVDREKYGSEKIAKLKILEKLKKENPDKKIIAIGNGNNDELLLKNADLGICVIGDEGAWTKTLLSSDIVVKNINDALDLLIKNNRLKATIRD; encoded by the coding sequence ATGATTATACTCTTAGATTTAAATGGAACAATAGCTACCGATGGGAAGATAAAAGAAGGAGTTAAGGAGAGGCTTTCTATTTTAAAAGAAAAGGCTGAAATATATATTTTATCTGCAGATACTTTTGGCACTTTGAATAAAATAGCGGATAGCTTAGATGTTAAAGGCATGAAAGTAGATAGGGAAAAATATGGAAGTGAAAAAATAGCTAAATTAAAAATTTTGGAGAAGTTAAAAAAAGAAAATCCTGATAAAAAGATTATAGCTATAGGCAACGGAAATAATGATGAGTTATTGTTAAAAAACGCTGATTTGGGCATCTGTGTTATTGGAGATGAAGGAGCATGGACAAAAACGTTATTAAGCTCTGATATCGTTGTTAAAAATATAAATGATGCTTTAGATTTGTTGATAAAGAATAATAGGTTAAAAGCAACAATTAGAGATTAG
- the argB gene encoding acetylglutamate kinase: MDMIEKAEVLMEALPFIQKFYNKIFVIKYGGHAMIDEKAKNWTAQDVVLLKYVGINPVVVHGGGPEINKAMEKMGKKPEFIHGLRVTDEETLDIVEMVLAGKINGDIVSKLSKFGGKAVGLSGKSGRIIIAKKKIKYIKNEKGEEIAVDLGRVGETAEVNTELLEILINNGYIPVISPIGLDEKGEAYNLNADTVAGDIAGALEAEKLILITDVDGIMDDINNPETLHRKLTASELREMIEDGRIKGGMIPKAESALYALEHGVKSVHIINGKIPHALLLEVFTEEGIGTMITKD, translated from the coding sequence ATGGATATGATAGAAAAAGCAGAGGTTTTGATGGAGGCTCTACCATTTATACAGAAATTTTACAATAAGATTTTCGTTATAAAGTATGGCGGTCATGCGATGATTGATGAAAAGGCAAAGAACTGGACAGCTCAAGATGTGGTTTTATTAAAATACGTTGGAATAAATCCTGTAGTTGTTCATGGAGGAGGGCCTGAGATAAACAAAGCTATGGAAAAAATGGGTAAAAAGCCAGAGTTCATTCATGGTTTGAGAGTTACTGATGAAGAAACTTTAGATATTGTTGAAATGGTCTTAGCTGGAAAGATTAATGGGGATATTGTTTCAAAGCTATCAAAGTTTGGTGGCAAAGCTGTTGGTTTATCTGGAAAATCTGGAAGAATAATAATTGCAAAGAAAAAAATAAAATACATTAAGAATGAAAAAGGGGAGGAGATAGCTGTAGATTTAGGAAGAGTTGGAGAAACAGCTGAGGTTAATACTGAACTCTTAGAGATTTTAATAAATAATGGTTACATTCCAGTTATATCGCCAATTGGTTTAGATGAGAAAGGAGAGGCTTATAACCTAAACGCAGATACGGTTGCTGGAGATATAGCAGGAGCTTTAGAGGCGGAGAAGTTGATTTTAATAACAGATGTAGATGGAATTATGGATGATATAAACAACCCAGAAACTCTGCATAGAAAACTAACTGCCTCAGAGCTGAGAGAGATGATAGAGGATGGAAGAATAAAAGGAGGGATGATTCCAAAGGCTGAAAGTGCTTTATACGCCTTAGAGCATGGAGTTAAGAGTGTTCATATCATTAATGGAAAAATACCCCACGCTTTATTGTTGGAAGTATTTACAGAGGAAGGTATTGGAACTATGATAACAAAGGATTAA
- a CDS encoding AAA family ATPase, with translation MHKLEKIKKELNSYFLERREEIDIALTSILANEHTVFLGNPGVAKSQLIRAIASHINAEYFEKLITRFTTEDELFGPLSIKELKDNDKFVRKTSGYLPTAEIAFLDEVFKANSSILNALLSIINERIYHNGDKVEKVPLISLFGASNELPEENELLAFYDRFLFRKVVRGIRSYENLINLVYLEEDYKAKTKITIKELKKMQEKARKVDIDGVVGYLVDIRKKLYQNHIYISDRRFKKSVKVVKCFAYLNGKKEAEIEDLEILRHIFWEYIDDILIVSKIIFNITNKYAEQVLDKAEIIKNLKNELKYIDIKKVGECKKDYNKLIEILCKMAHIRLELKKIRNEAVINKRKTDFIDEVIKETDDFNMYIEGILNEI, from the coding sequence ATGCACAAACTCGAAAAAATAAAAAAAGAATTAAATTCTTATTTTTTGGAGAGGAGGGAGGAGATTGATATCGCTTTAACTTCAATATTAGCTAACGAGCATACGGTATTTTTGGGAAATCCTGGAGTTGCTAAATCCCAATTAATTAGGGCTATAGCATCACACATAAATGCTGAATACTTTGAAAAACTTATAACAAGATTCACTACGGAAGATGAATTGTTTGGGCCTTTAAGCATTAAAGAGCTAAAAGATAATGACAAATTCGTTAGAAAAACCTCTGGTTACTTACCAACCGCTGAAATAGCATTTTTAGATGAGGTCTTTAAAGCAAACAGTTCTATACTAAACGCTTTACTCTCAATAATTAATGAGAGGATTTATCACAACGGCGATAAGGTTGAAAAAGTTCCTTTGATAAGCTTATTCGGAGCTTCAAACGAGTTACCAGAAGAGAATGAATTATTGGCATTTTATGATAGATTTTTATTTAGAAAAGTCGTCAGAGGAATAAGAAGCTACGAAAACTTGATAAATCTTGTTTATTTGGAGGAAGACTATAAAGCAAAAACCAAAATAACCATAAAAGAGCTTAAAAAGATGCAAGAAAAAGCTCGTAAAGTTGATATAGATGGTGTTGTTGGATATTTGGTTGATATAAGAAAGAAGTTGTATCAAAACCATATCTATATTTCAGATAGGAGGTTTAAAAAATCGGTTAAGGTTGTTAAATGCTTCGCCTATTTAAACGGAAAAAAAGAGGCTGAAATTGAAGATTTAGAGATATTGAGGCACATATTTTGGGAGTATATAGATGATATATTAATTGTTTCAAAAATAATATTCAACATAACCAACAAATATGCTGAACAGGTTTTAGATAAGGCTGAGATAATTAAAAATCTTAAAAATGAGCTTAAATACATTGATATTAAAAAAGTTGGTGAATGTAAAAAAGATTATAATAAATTGATTGAGATTCTTTGTAAGATGGCACATATAAGGCTGGAATTGAAAAAAATAAGAAATGAGGCAGTAATAAACAAGAGAAAAACTGATTTTATTGATGAAGTTATTAAAGAAACTGATGATTTCAACATGTATATTGAAGGGATTTTAAATGAAATCTAA
- a CDS encoding HEAT repeat domain-containing protein, with the protein MKSKEYKKKLRLNYGNNEKLKILKELYKMDVYELIKLNILDDVFELLTSTKERGFEDIISTHYSSDSRNKVIIYYCIKIIQKVGVKHPNLVYTYIPYLIKLLDSEFECIRFACAEALGNIPSKLTIYAYPKLIKRLDNEVYANVLVKLIMKSDNKEAILLKLFENFNEYGIYVIKELYKYDKKLVYEFIPLILRDFGDKYLIRMREIH; encoded by the coding sequence ATGAAATCTAAGGAATATAAGAAAAAATTAAGGCTTAATTATGGGAATAATGAGAAATTAAAAATTTTAAAAGAGTTATACAAAATGGATGTTTATGAATTAATTAAATTAAATATCTTAGATGATGTATTTGAGCTATTGACATCAACAAAAGAGAGAGGATTTGAGGACATAATATCAACTCATTACTCTTCAGATTCAAGAAATAAAGTTATCATATATTATTGTATAAAGATTATTCAAAAAGTTGGAGTTAAGCATCCAAATTTGGTTTATACCTATATACCATACCTAATAAAGCTTTTAGATAGTGAATTTGAATGTATAAGGTTTGCATGTGCTGAAGCTTTGGGAAATATTCCATCAAAATTAACAATTTACGCATATCCAAAACTTATAAAGAGATTGGATAATGAAGTTTATGCCAATGTGTTGGTTAAATTAATTATGAAATCTGACAATAAAGAGGCAATATTATTAAAATTATTTGAGAATTTTAATGAATATGGTATTTATGTGATAAAAGAACTTTATAAATACGATAAAAAGTTAGTTTATGAGTTCATCCCATTAATTTTAAGAGATTTTGGAGATAAATATTTAATTAGGATGCGAGAGATACATTAG
- a CDS encoding phosphoadenosine phosphosulfate reductase domain-containing protein, whose translation MKTYIGKIHLKWCKNCNIPLLGRVCEVCNSKAEEVKLTPPGDPRLGFQYDIDFVNKIIEEEFGAKNVLNGKIILLNKLPGNEEAYEVITDGEVKYIIYFDEEQEKWKIKLKLNGARDLMEKGAYKRIVKIKNDVVEVLKNKKGSILRPGIVEFTDDIKKGDDVIIVDENNNVVGTGLAVVSSEEIKKTEKGKVVKVRAFIKDEDKYKPKKTYNSLEKAFKLMIKANEGVINNYERNAIGFIKNTYERIKKPVMVAFSGGKDSLTTLILTLKALGKDIDVVFVDTGLEFEETLKNVEDVEKHYGIKIIKLKGADFWEKVKEYGIPARDYRWCSEICKLEPLKRFIDENYEEVLSFVGVRKYESFNRATKKRIHRNTYIKKQINALPIFHWTSLHVWIYLLREKAPYNKLYEKGFDRIGCFICPAMEMGEIDKIKREFPHLWEKWERVLRVYAEKHNLGEEWIKKGLWRWNHKKRE comes from the coding sequence ATGAAAACTTACATTGGGAAAATTCACTTAAAATGGTGCAAAAATTGTAACATTCCTCTATTGGGGAGAGTTTGTGAAGTCTGTAATTCAAAAGCTGAAGAAGTAAAATTAACACCACCTGGAGACCCAAGGCTGGGATTTCAATATGATATTGATTTTGTAAACAAAATTATAGAGGAAGAGTTTGGAGCAAAAAATGTATTAAATGGAAAGATTATTTTGCTAAACAAACTTCCTGGAAACGAAGAGGCTTACGAGGTCATAACAGACGGTGAAGTAAAATACATAATCTACTTTGATGAAGAGCAGGAGAAATGGAAAATTAAATTAAAATTGAATGGTGCAAGAGATTTAATGGAAAAAGGGGCTTATAAAAGGATAGTTAAGATAAAAAATGATGTTGTTGAAGTATTAAAAAACAAAAAAGGCTCAATTTTAAGGCCAGGAATAGTTGAATTTACGGATGATATCAAAAAAGGAGATGATGTGATAATAGTTGATGAAAATAATAATGTCGTTGGAACTGGATTGGCTGTTGTTTCCTCTGAAGAGATAAAAAAGACGGAAAAGGGAAAAGTAGTCAAGGTTAGGGCGTTTATTAAAGATGAGGATAAATATAAACCTAAAAAAACATATAATAGCTTAGAAAAGGCATTTAAATTAATGATTAAGGCGAATGAAGGAGTTATAAACAACTATGAAAGAAATGCCATAGGATTTATAAAAAACACCTATGAAAGAATAAAAAAGCCAGTAATGGTAGCTTTTTCTGGTGGGAAGGATAGCTTAACAACACTAATTTTAACACTAAAGGCTTTAGGAAAAGATATTGATGTGGTGTTTGTAGATACTGGATTGGAGTTTGAGGAAACGCTAAAAAATGTTGAAGATGTTGAAAAACATTATGGCATTAAAATAATAAAATTAAAAGGTGCTGATTTCTGGGAAAAAGTTAAAGAGTATGGAATTCCAGCGAGAGATTATAGGTGGTGTTCTGAGATTTGTAAATTAGAGCCATTAAAAAGATTTATCGATGAAAATTATGAGGAAGTTTTATCGTTTGTTGGAGTTAGAAAGTATGAGAGTTTTAATAGGGCAACTAAAAAAAGAATTCATAGAAATACATACATTAAAAAGCAGATAAACGCTCTTCCAATATTCCACTGGACTTCATTACATGTTTGGATATACTTACTGAGAGAGAAAGCCCCTTATAACAAATTGTATGAAAAAGGGTTTGACAGGATTGGTTGCTTTATCTGCCCAGCCATGGAGATGGGAGAAATTGATAAGATAAAGAGGGAATTTCCACATTTATGGGAAAAATGGGAAAGAGTTTTGAGAGTATATGCTGAAAAACATAATTTAGGAGAAGAATGGATAAAAAAAGGATTGTGGAGATGGAATCATAAAAAAAGAGAGTGA
- a CDS encoding CopG family ribbon-helix-helix protein, translating to MERISLTIEKKLLKEVDKIIEEEKISRSEFIRRALDYYVKKYDWISRIESKIGEITVIYNTKAIEDIVELESQYRDIVVISLEIPFEGKLLRKIAIKGQRDKIIEFVNKLKGISNVEFAQLTTISI from the coding sequence ATGGAGCGTATTTCATTAACCATTGAGAAAAAACTGCTAAAGGAAGTTGATAAAATTATTGAAGAGGAAAAAATCTCGAGGTCAGAATTTATAAGAAGAGCTTTAGATTATTACGTAAAGAAATACGATTGGATTAGCAGAATTGAGTCAAAAATTGGTGAAATAACTGTCATTTATAATACAAAGGCTATTGAAGATATTGTTGAGTTGGAGAGTCAATACAGAGATATCGTAGTAATATCACTCGAAATTCCGTTTGAAGGAAAACTTCTTAGAAAGATTGCAATTAAAGGGCAAAGAGATAAAATAATCGAATTTGTAAATAAATTAAAAGGAATTAGTAATGTTGAGTTCGCTCAACTAACTACAATAAGCATTTAA
- a CDS encoding DUF555 domain-containing protein, with protein sequence MPNYHVTLQAAYIVRNVDDVEDAISVTISQIGKMLNKEGLNYVDIDIGLTICPKCGELVDCVLVVARTALVGVLLSMKVFNAESPEHAIRIAKATIGKVLKNIPLEPVDVVELEK encoded by the coding sequence ATGCCGAATTACCATGTGACTTTGCAAGCTGCATACATTGTGAGAAATGTAGACGATGTAGAAGACGCGATAAGCGTCACTATCTCACAAATAGGTAAAATGCTTAACAAAGAAGGATTAAACTATGTAGATATAGATATTGGGCTAACAATCTGTCCAAAATGTGGAGAGTTAGTTGATTGTGTATTAGTTGTAGCAAGAACAGCTCTAGTTGGAGTTCTATTATCTATGAAGGTGTTTAACGCTGAAAGTCCAGAACATGCTATAAGAATAGCCAAGGCAACAATTGGAAAAGTTCTAAAAAATATTCCATTAGAACCTGTTGATGTTGTAGAGTTGGAAAAATAA